Sequence from the Spirochaetota bacterium genome:
CTCATCGTTCTGGCTCTCGAGCTCTATCTGGTGGGTCTGGAGGTCGGCGACCAGGCGTTTGTTTTCATTATCCCTCGCCATCTCGTCGGGGGTGTTTTTCTTTGGTGCGGATTTTTTAACCGGTGCCGCGGCTATCGTGACTGCGCCAGCGTTCGCTTTTCTCTTTGTCATTTGATTCCCCTCCACCTGCGCACCCCTGGGTGAAGGTTGCACTATTCTCCATCGAAAAGTCATCCATGACGAATCGGCGCAGGTATTTAATTTATATATAAAATACGATATAAATCAAGTTAATAAATAGATAGATAGATAGATAGATAGATAGATTTTTTGCGAAACTGCCGTCTCGCGCTTGCGGGGGCCCCTGCGGGGGTCTTTTAAGGGGCTTCGCCCCTTATACCCCGTAAAGAAAGAATTATGCAACAAGTTGGCGCGATTCGACCCATTCCGGGTGCGACAACTCACGGGCGCCGGTTTATAGCCGGAAAAACCGTTCATATTTCTCATTCCTCGTTCGTATTCACTTTGGACGCCTTTGTCCCGGAGGATACGGAATGCTTCGCACTTCTATAAACATGAGCCACATCGTCTACGTGAATATCGCACTTGCCGCGGCAAAGCTTGGAACAACCCGCCAGGCGGTCGTCATCATGCTCCTGAAACGCGTTCTGCGCGATATAGATCGGTTTCAGGGAGGGTTTACTCTGGTGAGGTATCAGCCCCGTGATCCCTGGAAGCGCTGGCATTGTTTTCCGATTCGCTTCAGGAAGAACGAGAATGAGTTTGCTTCGGATTTTCGTAAGTTGAGCCGGTTCTCGGTCGCGCATCTGGTAGCCATTGCGACGAAGCGCTACCTGCACGAGTTGCTGTGCGATTCAGCCGGAAGGCATAATTATGTTCGGTTCCCCCAGTATGCCATCGGCCAAAGGAGCGCAGGGGGCATTTTGTGCTGGGAATTCTACTGGGGAGACACCGAAAACCACCCTACAAGAGCCTCACCCACGAAAATACTCCGCCGCACCTCCTCACATTAAGCATCTTTCGTCCACACGCACGCCAAACCATGGGCGAGGTATGCCCATTTATGCCCTGCTTCCCACTCAGGCGATAAGGTCCTTCATGCTCACGAAGACGTAAAAATCACCCAGGTCACTTCCAAACGGAATGCATATTACCGGCACGCCCGATATCCACGCGAGCTGGTGGTTCACGCCCTTCACGATGGAAGGGAGCGAGATGACGATCTTGACGTCCTCCATCTCCCTTTTCGAGTTACCCGCGATGATGTTGACGAGCTCTCCCACGGAATCGATAACCAGCTCGTCGAAAATCTTGGTCTCGCGCTCCGTGATCTTCGAGACGGTTTTAAGCGCCACGAGCTTGGGAAAGCTTATGATCACGAAGCCCACCACCTCGCCCGCGAGTCCTATGATGCCGGAAATGTCGTAATTGAGCTTGTTCGTCGAAGGCGAATAGATGAAGGGCTTCCCCGGCTGGACCGTGATGCCCACGAACTGGCGAAATACGTCCTGCGTCGTCTTTATGAAGGGATTGACGAATTTGACGTTCATGGCATCACCCCTGTCCGTTCTGGTTTAGGTATTTGTCGATCTTCTTGAGCAAGGTGGGGCCCGTGATGGGCTTCGTGATATAGTCCGTCACGCCGGCCTTGATCGCCTCCATCACGTTGTACTTCGCGGCCTCCGCGGTCACCATGAGGATGGGGAGGTTCTTGTATTTGTCCCTCTCGCGCAAAAGCTTCACGAGCTCCAGGCCGTTCAGCTCGGGCATGTTCCAGTCCACGAAGAGGACGTCAATCGTCTGGTCCTCCATGATCAGGAAGGCCTCCTGGCCGTTGGGGGCCTCAAGTATCTCCCCGCCCTTGATCCGCTTCTCGTGGATCACGTTCTTGAGGATGTTGCGCATTATCTGCGAATCGTCGACGACCAGGATCTTCATCTGCAGGCTCCTGCAACTCGTATTTCCCCGCGGCTGATCGCCGCCCCTCCCCGCCGCCCGAATGAGCGCCGGGATGCTCGCCATGCCTTTCCGCTTTTTAATATTTTGGCCTGGGGGCCGATACCCTTACGTGACGTTCCCGCGCGCCGTTCCCCCGCTCATTGCGGGAAGCTCATCTTGATGGAGACCCCCAGGTCGGGACGGTTCCTCACCCGCAGCACGCCCTCGAGCGAATGCACCACGATGTCCTTTACCGCCGACATGCCGATCCCCACCCCCGCGACCATGTTCGATTCGCCCGCCGTGCTGAAGCCCTTCCTGAACACGAGCCCCACGGTTTCGTTCTCCGAAAGCTCGTCCGGGTTCCTCCCGTCAAGGAGCCCCCGTTCCGCGGCCTTGCTCCTTATCTTTCCAAGGTCGAACCCCGCGCCGTCGTCCGAATAGAGCACCGTGTAGCTGCCGTTTTCCTGGTATACGTGGACGTTCACGCGTCCGGCCTCCTCCTTGTTTTTCTGCTTCCTCGCTCCCGGGGTCTCAATGCCATGGGCGATTGAGTTGCGTACCAGGTGGACCAGCACCTCTTTCAGGAAGCGGTACTTGACCTCCGGGAGCCCGTCGATATCGTATATGAAATTGAGGACGGCCTTCTTGTCGAACTGGACGAGGGACTTTTCGTTCACGAGCTGGAGCTCCCGCTTGAGCGTGCCCAGGCTTGTCCAGTTGAGCTGCTCCATGCTCTTCTGGAACTGTAACAGGTCCTCGATCTTTAAATTGTTTTCCCGGTGGCGCGCGACCAGGTCCTGGATGGCACGCTTGAATTCGCCGTAGCGGTGCGCGTCCATGGTGACCAGGTCCTTTCCCAGCCTTTGCGTACCCTCCCCGATCGAAAAGAGGCGCCGCGCGATCATGTTGACGCGGTCGATCTTCCCGTAGAGCCCCTCGTAGTACTCGATGATGTTCAGGTTCTGTTCGAGCGTTACCGTGCCGTCGGCGATTCCCTTGATATAGGTCTCGAATTCCTTCGCCGCCGCCGCGATCTCGTCGAATCCCAGGGAGAAGGCCTCTCCCTTGACCAGGTGGGTCATTCCCAGGATTTTGTAGAGGATGTCCCGGTTTTCCGCGTCCTGGACGATAAACTGGTACAGCTCCTGTATCTTCCCGATCACGTCGTTGGTCCCGTTAATGAAATCCACCACCAGGTCGCGGTCGTTCCTGAAAATCTGGGTCATGATTCCCAGCTCGTCCTGGAAGGCACGCTCGCGCACCTGCAACTCCTGCTCGGTGCGCTCTTCGAGCGTGACGTCGTCGAAGATGAACATTACGTTTTCGACCCCGCCCGAGACGTTCTTGATCCGCACGATGCGCGACTTGATCACCTTCTCGCGCTCCTCGCCCTGGAGGTGGTACATGTAGGTGAACTTGCTCACGGGATTCACGTCGTTCAGCATGGAATCCGCCGTGGTGCCTCCCTCGAAGCAGAGGTCCACAAATTCGTGGACCTCCTTCTTCAAGGCCCCCCACAGGTGCGTGAAGATGGTGTCGAACGCCGATTTTCCCGCGTAGTCCCTGGGCCCGAATATCTCCGTGAAGCGCTTGTTGTATCCCACCTCGATGTTATAGGCGCGGTCCACCACGCAGATTGCCTCCTGGATATTGTTCGTGATGTCCACCAGGTGGTCCAGGTAGACCGAAAGCTCCTTCATGAGCTTGTGGACCTCTTCCTGCTGCTCGGTATTCTCGAGCTGTTCCTTTACGTGCGCGTGCTCCGCCGCGAGCGCGGCCGCGTCCCGCCTCACGCGCCCGTGCAGGGCGCCCGCGAGGCCCGCGAGCAGGGGGACCGGGAGCGCGATCCACAGCTCCACGCCCGGAAACCACGCGCCCCCCGCACCGCCCGCCAGGGCGCGCAGGAATCCCGCCACGAGCGCGGCCAAAGGGAAGAGCATCCCCGCCCCCGCACCGGCAAGCGCCCATCGGATCACTTCATTCATTTTTCCTTCCCCGCCCCGGCGTCCCGTATGCGGCCCGGGCGCCTCCTATTCCCATGTCGCCACGAACTCGGTGCAGGGATCGCCCACGGTAAGCGACCGGGCGATCTCCACCTTCACGTTTTTCTGCCCCGATATCTCCACCGCGCGCTCCATCCATCCCCCGATGCGCCGCTCCACGATCGTGTGCATCTCGGGGAACAGGGTGATCTGCATGCTCACCCTGTTTTTTTCGCTCTCCGCCACGCGCAGCGCGCTCGGCTTGTAGTAGGTCGCGAAGATGAGGCTCGCGCGGTTGATGAGCGAATCCACGGAACCCAGCTTCACGAACAGCCGGTATATCCCGTGCAGCGCGAAATCGGCGGAAAACCTTCCCCCCTCCCAGGCGCCCTTGAGGTCCCCCCCGAAAAAGAGCTCGCATATCTTTTCCGTGGGCTCGATCATCATCTCCCTGAGCGGGTACCACGAATCGAGGCGTATCGCCGCCGCGTGCAGCTCCCGCGACGCGACGGGAAGCGCGTCCAGCCAGCGGTCGAGCCCTTCCCTTCCGAACTCGTTCATGACGAATTCCCGGATGGATCCAAGCGCCGAGCCCTTTACATCCACGGTCACACCTCCACATCTGTGACGGTATTCTCGCACGTCTATTGGAAAGGACGTTTTTGAAAAGCGCGGATTATACCTTTTTGTATAAAGTACTATAATAGATTCGGATCAGCAAATTTTTTTCCCTTCGACTTCGCTCAGGGGGCGCGACTCCGCTCAGGGGGCGATGCGTCCCCTCCGCCACCGCTCGTTGCAGGCTTCTACGCCCGTTAAATTTCCATTGCCGTCGTCCAGGCCCCGGCTCTCCTATTCTAACACGCCTTGCCGTAGTTTGGTCAGCCGGCCAGGTTGTGAGTAATAATAAGCCGCTCGTTGAGCGGAGCCGAAACGAGCGGCAACGATGAAATTGTCGCCGAAATTTGACTTTTAGAATATATTTCATTAACCTGAATCTATATCGTGCCTTCCTCCCGTATTTGCGTTTACCGACGTGCTCGCCTCAGGGGAGGGGGAACATTGACACAGCGCCAGCACTCAGGACCCCGCCGGGGTTTTTTTTCAGGCCGGGGACGGGGCTGGTGACGTAATTATTTTCGGTGTGCCTGTAATTTCAGAACAGGAGCGTGCGGGTATACATATGGAACACACGATCAAGTTGAAGCTTAAGCCCGAATGGGACGAGATCGAACCGGCGAGGGAAAAGAGCTCGAGGTTTTTCGAAACACACGGGTTTTCGGAGGACCACGTCAACTCCCTGATAATGGTCATCAGCGAGCTCGCCGAGAACGCGGTCAAGTACGGCGAGTACCCGGGGGGCAAGGGGAGCGTAGGCCTGAGCATCGAGATCGACAACAAGACGGTGATCATCGAGGTGACCAACCCGGTCAAGACCGGCGATATGTCGTTCCTGAAGCACCTTGACGAAACAATCCAGTGGATCAGGGGGTTCCAGGACCCGTTCGAGGCCTATGCGATCCGCCTCAAGGAGGTCGCGACGAGGCCCCTGGCCGACCGGGAGAGCGGCCTGGGGCTGGTGAGGATATCGTACGAGGGACAGTCAATCCTGGATTTTTTCGTGAGCGACGACAACGTGCTGAGCGTCTCCGCGGTGTACAACTACTGAGTGCGGCAGGGGGAAAGACATGACGAAGGAAAACTACACAGAGAACATGCTCACCATCGAAGTGGAGGAGAGCGAAGAGGTCATCAACATCAAGCTCCTGGGCAAGAGCATCGACCGCACCCCGGGCGCCTTCATCACGCCCATATTGAACAGGGCGCTGGAGAAAAGCTCCGCCGATAAAAAAGAGCTCGTGCTCAACTTCCTGGACCTCAAGTTCATGAACTCGTCCACCGTGGCGCCGCTTGTGAAGATACTGGACCGCGCGAAGCGGGGGGACAACCGGGTCACCATCCTGTACCACAAGAACCTGAACTGGCAGGAATTGAGCTTTTCGGCCCTCATCGTTTTCCAGAC
This genomic interval carries:
- a CDS encoding chemotaxis protein CheX gives rise to the protein MNVKFVNPFIKTTQDVFRQFVGITVQPGKPFIYSPSTNKLNYDISGIIGLAGEVVGFVIISFPKLVALKTVSKITERETKIFDELVIDSVGELVNIIAGNSKREMEDVKIVISLPSIVKGVNHQLAWISGVPVICIPFGSDLGDFYVFVSMKDLIA
- a CDS encoding response regulator — protein: MKILVVDDSQIMRNILKNVIHEKRIKGGEILEAPNGQEAFLIMEDQTIDVLFVDWNMPELNGLELVKLLRERDKYKNLPILMVTAEAAKYNVMEAIKAGVTDYITKPITGPTLLKKIDKYLNQNGQG
- a CDS encoding ATP-binding protein, which codes for MEHTIKLKLKPEWDEIEPAREKSSRFFETHGFSEDHVNSLIMVISELAENAVKYGEYPGGKGSVGLSIEIDNKTVIIEVTNPVKTGDMSFLKHLDETIQWIRGFQDPFEAYAIRLKEVATRPLADRESGLGLVRISYEGQSILDFFVSDDNVLSVSAVYNY